Within Sander vitreus isolate 19-12246 chromosome 23, sanVit1, whole genome shotgun sequence, the genomic segment ttttgtatgaaGGGTGGTAGCCAGGATTCTGGAAATACTTAGATggtggtctggctacaccacagatacattctgggataggagaaaaacgctctgggttgtttgcatttctttaaactaatcacaatcgtcctgggcggcgctaagctccagacgcagcgacggtggctctgcagaatagtctcgggaaggaacttgttttggtggaacgtgcatCCCACAAAAGAGaacgccacataaaatattaaatgaagtgaacGGTTTACAccatacagtaacgtgagctatttaaattagctggatacaaggttgaacgtaatttgctcttaccagtgtatctccgtgtgtacttcgtccacagccaTCCTACCAATTGCttccaaaacgtcccagttagagagtaaatgccgtaaacatattctttgtaaatcttttaaatcattccctgaaagaaccaagcaggcctgccatgttgcacgatccaaatcttCTTGAaaacttgtcattttcagcgTATAGCCTGCTAGCTTAAAGTTAGTTGTTGCTTCCCGaagcaaagggattttgagaacagcaacacacagagagcggaagccGAGGGACATCCGCTGCGCcaggcaattatcctgaaaaatgtacttccattgatccagactatccTCACACTGGTCAGCAATACAATTCTGATGTAGAGATACATAATcctttatttatgtattgaCCTATAGTCAGTTAATATATTGAATCTAAAATTTACTGGACTCACCATGGTACATTTTCAATTGTATAGTAACTTCCCCCAGGTTGCTAAAACCCCCAAATGACTTCAATGTCATCAACATTAACTAAAGTCCTGGAATGAATGGAGTCTTTCCCAGATTTTCACTTTGCAATTTGTTCCTCCCAGATTTTCAGAGTATGATACAGAACCCTGAAAGCCACTTTGAGACAAGGCCAAGGCGAGATCAGGTGGACAGCTTGCCTTCAGAGTACAACCCTCCCCTGCCAAGCGGCAGCTATGGGTCGACAGACCACTACTCCTACCACCCTCCAGGCTGTATCCCCACACCGGTTCTGATTGCCCAGCAGATAGCAGAGAACCAGGCAGGTGGAACCTCCAACTTCCATCCCTCCTTATTCCTCCGCCGTAGCAGCCAGGAGTCTGACAAGCCACTTAGCCATAGTGGCGATTTAAAACATGGTCCTGCTACCTCTGCTAAGCCTACCCGCTTTCCTGCTAACATCAGCGTGATCCATGGCAACAAGGAGCACCAGAACCAGCCGCTGGCTAATGTGAACCTCAATGACAGACGGGCGCAGATGCTGGCAAACCTAACAGGAACATCAAACCCTCTGCTGCAGGAGGATCCTCAGCCGGCCATGGAACAGGAGGATCGAAATACTCCCACTCGCAGCATTTCCTTCAAGGACCCCTCACCGGATAAATCCAGGATGGAGGCCCTGTCTAAGCTGGGCCTGACCAGGAACCGAGCCATGTCCGGGGGTATGTTGCAACTCGCCGTCCCTAACAGCACCTCTCTGGGTCCTCCTGCAGGTGCAGAAACCAGTGTCAAACCTTTAGAGGCAGAAACAACAGAAACCAACAGCAAATTGCCAAAAGCCAATGTTATGACACCAACTCAGAGCCAGATTCATGTCCACAAAAAACAGGAGATTTCGCGGACAGAGTCCCTCAGGAGGTATGAAGAAAGAAACCACCAACCGAGCCCCTCGCCTCCAGCAGTCACACATAGCAGCTACCATCCACCTCCTTCGAACAGAAAGGCATCCTTACCCCCTCCGCCTGAGGTCACCTCGCTGGAATCAAACAGCTATGGAGGGAAATCTATTATGGTCAACCCTTCTGTTTCTCACAGAAACGAACCTGAAACTTTGTCAACTAACCATGAACCAAAAATCCTCCCACCTGCGCTGGCTAAACCCAGCGAGTTCAACAACTACGGAGGAAAGACCAAAGTCATGAGCCCTGCTCCTGTAGCCGTGACCAGGAGCGACCTTCCCGACATCCTCAGCTCCCATATCAACAAGAGTCAAACCTCGCCCGCCAAATCAGAGCCACTACCCACTGAGCTTAACAGTTACGGAGGAAAGAGCCGAACCTTCAACCCCtccaccgggttaaatcgcCCTTCAGATAGCCCAGGAAAAAGTTTTAAAGCTCCAGCTCCAACCCCGGCCCCAAGACCTACTCGGCAGTCATACCACGGTGCTGTTTCTACCCAGAAACCAGCACTGCGAGCCTCGTCCCCTGAACCGCGGCGGAGATCCGGCTCCATGTTTCGTCCCCAAGGCATCACTGTGCAGTTTTCTGGACGGGGGGCGACAGACGAATCGCGCAGGGATGCGCTGAGGAAACTGGGGCTGCTGAAAGACTCTTGATAAACTCTGAAAAAAGAATTTTTCAGTCTTCACCTGTCGTGCATGAATCTCTGGTGTGTACCTGCTGGTGGAGGTGAAATGCTAGAAGTTTCCCCATGTGTGTCAGAGTGAGAGGTGTGGTTGGGGAGAGACCTACTTTTACAGAGGAATGGAGCCAGATCCTTTGAGAGACCTGCACAGCCAGTTCTCACTTCCTggccataaaaaaaacaaagtgttacACGGTGCAGCTGCTGCAATCTCGACACTGTGACAATGATGAAAGTCTTGACAAACTTCTTTACGTTGCCTCTGATCCAAGACATTGTATACCTCTGCACAAGACAAGGAGAAGCATCCTCTTCTTACGGGAATCAAATGGCATTTGGTCTCCCGTCTCACCTTTGTTCGCCACATATGAGGCTGATTGTGAATAGACAGATTTTTTAAACAGGGTCCCATTTCTTAAAAACACCTCACTCACACTCAAATatattctttcattttaaaaaggctcAGTGATTTCCTTAAAAAGGCTGGGCACTGTAtgttttagcaaacattactaaaacaggaggaaacagtgtatttgttggggactattttcagctgtggattaatacacatttgattTAAAGAGTGTTTCTAGCAGCCGGAGGACGtatgagtcaaaataaactacaattgGACTAAGATTATCTTTTCCTTCAAAAATGGCCCACATTAAAGGTTTAATCGATTTTTACTGGGattttatatttagttttatgATAAAGAGGGCAACTGTATCTACGCTCCAGAACCTCCATGGCCCCCAATAGCCCCAGGTACATTATGTGGCAGTTAATTTGTGGTAATTTTATCAATTGCACATTTGTTTGGTTGAATGCTAAAGCACAATATAAATTGAAATGATAAAGGCCCTAAGGCAAAGGTGGCTCCTTCCTTAATTTGTATCTAATTTTTAGTACcattattatttcagtttttaaataaatgtgtgccaCTAACTACCTGACACACTGCAAACTTGGGGCACATTAGTCATCGAGAATAGGATTATGTCTGGGGAAATGTATGTTAATATATGGTCATGTGTAGTCGGCACACATGGATCCAAAGAGAGTAGGGGGAAGCGGAGGATCAGTGGGGGCCCACAGCTCAGTTTTGCCCCAGGGCCCCTGAGCAGCAAGAAGATACTTATAACCACAATTTACAGGAAGTTAGCAGCTAATTATGCACAGGAGTAGTTAGGTTAGGTATTTAAAAGACAATAAATGGTCAATTATTTGAGCTGCAAATTGTATTACAAATACAATAGTGTTTGAAAATACTCCAAAAAGACCTCTCAATGTTTGTTTCTGTATACAGTTTAAgttatattatttgttttacagtGTCACTTTCCTTCTATCAGCAGAGTGGAATTAATGTTCATACACCGGCTGTGAAGACTTTATTACCCCTGTTACATGGGAAACCCTTTTTTTACTGATTTATGTACCCACTTTGGGCATTTTAGTGAGcggtgagtttgtgtgtgttttttctagCACTTTGGGGCAGGAGCAAAGTTGAAAGCATTTTTCTTTAGTGCAATTTTATAACTTCTGAAATGTATTAAACTAAGTTGTAAAAGGATATATGTTAACTCAAGTGAACAAACGAATATCCAAGAAACAAGAACATTTGAATTGTTCTGGAAACTAATATCTCCATTGATGTCCTGGAGTAACAATGCTGCAGTCAAACGAGCTTTCTAGAACGATGCAAAGCCGAGCTGAGCTGGAGGATATTTTTACTCCACGGACAAACCTCCCACACCAAACCACAGACTGTGAAATGGGTTTGTgggcaggacttttacttttttactacGCAGAGGGAATACTTTAAAATGACTCTTTAGGGATGGGCGAGCACATGGCATTTACAAAACACAAGCACTAAAACCCACAGAGTCtagaaatacattttggatatgTGTTTTGATTCCTGTCAAGCTGTTGTCGAtaactttctgacattttgcaAGTGTGTTATATTTAACTGTTGTATCAGCATAAGCATGTATGTGCGtatatgtatgagtgtgtgtgtgtaagtttaCTTTGTTTTATCCAGACTCCGGCCTCTGTAGTTTACCTACAGTAACTTTTGAAGTATATTTTGTTTCACACAGAAGTATCGCAGTACTTCTCCTGTGTGAATATCATCTGTGAATTCTTGTTAAGAGACTCCGGTTCTCTGTAGTTCAGCTACAGTCATTTTGAAGTATCtaatggtgcatacatacagttTATAACTACATTCTGTATAAAACAGCGTACTATAAGGAAATGTTTGTGCAAAGATGCACAAAACGGGGATTAAAAAGTGCATTCATGTGTGTAAATGGGAAGATCAGTGTCCATGTGAGAGTTGCTGCTATGGAACAACAGCCTGGTATACTTTCTGACTTTTGAAATGTCCATAGTCTAAACTGTATATACTCtgcttaatatatatatatatgttgtgttgaatgttTGTCATCAAtcattaaacagaaaaaaatagtaACTTGTTTTCTATTTGTGATTTTCTTTGATTAACTCTGGAGTGTAAAGAAAGAACAGGTGCTGTTTAATGATTGACCACGTCTGTGGAATATTTCACCTGAGTGGAAACTTACAGGATGTTTTAAAAGTTATTACGGTTgagtaactaactaactaactaaggGACACTCCACTGACTTTACACAGAAAGATCAGTTTACTTTACGAGTACATGTaaacagtttctaaaatgttttttggaaTTCTCTCCAATCTGGCTTGAGAGTTAGTCAAGTcagtagtcatgtttccatctaattgtcaagcGAATTTTAAGAGAACATataaaatgtcgcaaaaaagaaaatgcaaattagAAGTGTTTCCATCCACTGGTTTAGAGCGAATAAACTAGACTACGCAAAGCGTAGTTTCGTCCCAAGTTGACGTTATGCATGGTTGTAGATTGAAAACCggcttgctaaatcaaagagtttagaagctaagttctctggctaaatggagagaggtagcgttgtacaagttggccacctgtgcagaatacaggcagcctagaaatctagacgcaccctagtggcagcaaatgtaatttgcagccagggtcgtctagcaactctccgttggcttgcgagctggaaaaaccaaactctagtcaggccaatcacatcgtgtatagagtcggtgggcgggcttaac encodes:
- the proser2 gene encoding uncharacterized protein proser2 gives rise to the protein MTSEPRTMNVRLQAQPQPHYGVNGGAGRSSRQSRDDALQFLSKEEKECIQFFENTIDSLEDSLEENDRRPVQVKTPASSGPIVSSLLTRPPSPKDQDIIYLVRPEPDLGQKKELIFNPTNPDFQSMIQNPESHFETRPRRDQVDSLPSEYNPPLPSGSYGSTDHYSYHPPGCIPTPVLIAQQIAENQAGGTSNFHPSLFLRRSSQESDKPLSHSGDLKHGPATSAKPTRFPANISVIHGNKEHQNQPLANVNLNDRRAQMLANLTGTSNPLLQEDPQPAMEQEDRNTPTRSISFKDPSPDKSRMEALSKLGLTRNRAMSGGMLQLAVPNSTSLGPPAGAETSVKPLEAETTETNSKLPKANVMTPTQSQIHVHKKQEISRTESLRRYEERNHQPSPSPPAVTHSSYHPPPSNRKASLPPPPEVTSLESNSYGGKSIMVNPSVSHRNEPETLSTNHEPKILPPALAKPSEFNNYGGKTKVMSPAPVAVTRSDLPDILSSHINKSQTSPAKSEPLPTELNSYGGKSRTFNPSTGLNRPSDSPGKSFKAPAPTPAPRPTRQSYHGAVSTQKPALRASSPEPRRRSGSMFRPQGITVQFSGRGATDESRRDALRKLGLLKDS